The genomic region TCGATACCCTCACCAATAATTCCGCCATCCGGACTGGAGATGACATTAAATCTCTCTTAAGTGCTGAAATTGCTGAAAGTGTGGCCCAAGAAACTCTCCAAGTCCCCTTACGAGAGGGGGATAAATACAATCAAGCTTTAACCGACGCCAGCGATCGCATGATTGCGGTTCTTTCGGGTCAACCAGACCCCGGTCCTCCGATTGTTGATACCAGTTTGGACATCGAACGCACCTTTGCCACCGCAGAAGAAACCGATACCGGCAATGCCACGATGGTGGTGATTGTCCTGTTAGTCCTGGCAACGGTGATCCCAATGGCAACCTATTATTTCTATCAAGGAGGCTTTTTACAGTAACGTACCGCATCGATTTTGACTCTGGATTCGCCTTGGGGATGAGCGCATTGACCCAGAATGCACTCATCCCCAACCTTAGGGGTTAGAACCCGGGTTTTATCTCAAACTCTTCGACTGACGTTAGAACCCATCAAGGGTAGAACCCCGGTTGCTTGTCCCTGGCCCTTAGTCCTGAACATACTCCTCCCCAGTCACCAGGGCCATCTGAGCACGCATAAATTCTCGTCCGAGATAGGCGGCGTGATCCAGCATCGTCACTGCACAAGGGTCCGTTTCCTCAAAAATTTTCACGCACAATTCTTTCGCGGTTCTTCCAGAGAATAACGTTTCGTGGGTGCGTTCGACCTTTCCTCTTGCCGGTATTGGTTTCCCGGTTTCCGGGTCAACAGCTAACCCGCGCTCATCAATCACATTGGTATAATGTTTGGCACAA from Laspinema palackyanum D2c harbors:
- a CDS encoding DUF4346 domain-containing protein, giving the protein MNSLPSTIRAIDDELSKRELALDPGGYFIIYLDREAELICAKHYTNVIDERGLAVDPETGKPIPARGKVERTHETLFSGRTAKELCVKIFEETDPCAVTMLDHAAYLGREFMRAQMALVTGEEYVQD